A stretch of the Vigna radiata var. radiata cultivar VC1973A chromosome 7, Vradiata_ver6, whole genome shotgun sequence genome encodes the following:
- the LOC106766589 gene encoding DNA-directed RNA polymerase III subunit RPC4: MNLTLVGFLSCGGSCRSLLPIAFKDTVLSLRQPNHILSDQHYTLMDSEPSPQVRRKHKFAPRAPPRLVPKKEVKSEVVENAEADANQAKDLLRRFNESAMKARNKVEKKVSASQIAFGYGGESTSLKSYGIARSGRSVNINQNSASSVVAEKEYTEPWDYYSNYPVTLPLRRPYSGNPELLDEEEFGEAAESRTYDEDASNSAMELGLLEENLEANMFLIKLPSKLPMVIESSTDGGKDLNAKSKPPGGSKKVEKLCELKDLPSGFMGKMLVYKSGKIKLKLGNTLYDVSSGMNCGFSQDVVAINTAEKNVCTIGEISKHVTVTPDIDDILDNLSDF, translated from the exons ATGAACCTAACTTTGGTAGGTTTTTTAAGTTGTGGCGGATCCTGCCGCTCACTACTTCCTATTGCTTTCAAAGACACTGTTCTCTCTCTTCGTCAACCAAACCACATAC TTTCGGATCAGCATTACACTCTTATGGATTCAGAGCCTTCTCCACAAGTCAGACGGAAG CATAAATTTGCTCCAAGAGCACCACCCCGTCTTGTTCCAAAGAAGGAAGTTAAAAG CGAAGTGGTTGAGAATGCTGAGGCTGATGCAAACCAGGCTAAGGATCTACTGCGGCGTTTCAAT GAGAGTGCTATGAAGGCAAGGAACAAGGTTGAGAAAAAAG TGTCAGCTTCACAAATTGCTTTTGGTTATGGTGGTGAATCAACTTCTTTGAAATCATATGGTATTGCCAGGAGTGGGAGAAGTGTCAACATCAATCAGAATTCGGCATCTAGTG TGGTGGCAGAGAAAGAATACACAGAACCATGG GACTATTACAGTAATTATCCAGTAACTCTTCCTCTGAGGAGGCCATATTCTGGAAATCCAG aGCTTCTTGATGAGGAGGAATTTGGGGAGGCTGCAGAGTCCAGAACATACGATGAAGATGCATCAAATTCAGCAATGGAGTTAGGCCTTTTG GAGGAAAACCTAGAGGCAAATATGTTCTTGATTAAATTGCCTTCAAAATTGCCTATGGTTATAGAATCAAGTACTGATGGAGGAAAAGATCTTAATGCGAAATCTAAACCTCCTGGGGGTTCAAAAAAAGTGGAGAAGCTTTGTGAGTTGAAAGACTTACCATCTGGCTTCATGGGTAAAATGCTGGTATACAAAAGTGGTAAAATCAAGCTCAAGCTTGGCAATACCCTTTATGAT GTTTCTTCAGGTATGAATTGTGGCTTTTCCCAAGATGTGGTTGCTATCAATACCGCTGAAAAAAATGTGTGCACCATTGGGGAGATAAGCAAACATGT
- the LOC106766590 gene encoding protein PLANT CADMIUM RESISTANCE 2 encodes MSLPTSQGAQPPYNQAAATGFPAAYNPYPKPLAEAEWSTGLFDCFSNFKNCCITCWCPCITFGQIAEIVDKGSTSCGASGALYTLVSCLLGCGCIYSCFYRSKMRRQYMLKESPCWDFLVHCCCETCALCQEYRELENRGFDMTIGWEGNVERGNLGVGKVPTAPAVQPMSR; translated from the exons ATGTCTCTGCCAACCTCACAAGGTGCACAACCACCCTACAATCAGGCCGCTGCCACTGGTTTTCCGGCGGCTTACAACCCCTACCCGAAACCCCTGGCCGAGGCTGAATGGTCCACGGGCCTCTTTGATTGCTTCTCCAACTTCAAAAACT GTTGCATAACGTGCTGGTGCCCATGCATCACGTTTGGTCAAATTGCAGAGATTGTTGACAAGGGATCAACGT CATGTGGTGCTAGTGGAGCATTGTATACACTGGTTTCTTGTTTGCTTGGTTGTGGTTGCATATACTCATGCTTCTACCGCAGCAAGATGAGGAGACAATACATGTTGAAGGAGAGTCCATGTTGGGATTTCTTGGTTCATTGCTGCTGTGAAACCTGTGCCTTGTGCCAAGAATACCGTGAACTTGAAAACCGTGGATTTGACATGACCATTG GGTGGGAGGGAAATGTTGAACGAGGAAACCTTGGTGTAGGCAAGGTTCCAACTGCTCCAGCAGTTCAACCTATGTCTCGTTGA